In Halomarina salina, one DNA window encodes the following:
- a CDS encoding NAD-dependent epimerase/dehydratase family protein has translation MSDAPHVAVTGAAGYIGSRLVADLQREHPDWELTALDNFYLGQVRRIGDLDIDHADIRHREELEEALDGADVVVHLAALSGVPDCDENPDRAYEVNVQGTENVAWFCRKTGAALAFPFSMAVIGDPTEFPITTDLDRDPLNWYGRTKVLNETAIEWYADGAFPAHEFMVANLYGEHDIDGTTVSKGTVINFFVNRALAGETLTVYEPGSQSRNFVHVKDVARAFGKSVERLVEQHEAGETGVEKYEVATDEDPGVRDVAETVQRIAREERDLDPDIEMVENPRSGETLVDSFPVDWSAAREQLGWEPQESVESSIRSLLGE, from the coding sequence ATGAGCGATGCTCCACACGTCGCCGTCACCGGTGCGGCTGGCTACATCGGCAGTCGACTGGTCGCGGACCTCCAGCGCGAGCACCCCGACTGGGAACTGACCGCGCTCGACAACTTCTACCTCGGGCAGGTCCGCCGAATCGGCGACCTCGACATCGACCACGCCGACATCCGGCACCGCGAGGAATTGGAGGAGGCCCTCGACGGCGCGGACGTGGTCGTCCACCTCGCGGCGCTCAGCGGCGTCCCCGACTGCGACGAGAACCCGGACCGCGCCTACGAGGTGAACGTGCAGGGCACCGAGAACGTCGCCTGGTTCTGCCGGAAGACGGGGGCCGCGCTCGCGTTCCCGTTCTCGATGGCGGTCATCGGCGACCCGACGGAGTTCCCCATCACGACCGACCTCGACCGCGACCCGCTCAACTGGTACGGCCGGACGAAGGTGCTCAACGAGACGGCCATCGAGTGGTACGCCGACGGCGCGTTCCCGGCCCACGAGTTCATGGTCGCGAACCTCTACGGCGAGCACGACATCGACGGCACCACCGTCTCGAAGGGGACCGTCATCAACTTCTTCGTCAACCGGGCGCTGGCCGGCGAGACGCTCACCGTCTACGAACCCGGCAGCCAGTCCCGCAACTTCGTCCACGTCAAGGACGTGGCGCGAGCGTTCGGCAAGAGCGTCGAGCGACTGGTCGAGCAACACGAGGCGGGCGAGACGGGCGTCGAGAAGTACGAGGTGGCGACCGACGAGGACCCCGGCGTGCGCGACGTCGCCGAGACGGTCCAGCGCATCGCTCGCGAGGAGCGCGACCTCGACCCCGACATCGAGATGGTCGAGAACCCGCGCAGCGGGGAGACGCTCGTCGACTCCTTCCCGGTCGACTGGTCTGCTGCACGCGAGCAACTGGGCTGGGAACCACAGGAGTCCGTCGAGTCGTCGATTCGCTCGCTACTCGGCGAGTGA
- a CDS encoding helix-turn-helix domain-containing protein: MTGDDSEAVSALTGTERDVLRTAVEEGYFDVPRRITTAALADRVGVADDEVIVVLRRGTAKVLRGNRSILGRPVDERRC, translated from the coding sequence ATGACAGGGGACGATTCAGAGGCGGTCTCGGCACTGACAGGAACCGAACGCGACGTGCTCCGTACCGCGGTCGAGGAGGGCTACTTCGACGTCCCGCGTCGTATCACGACGGCCGCACTCGCAGACCGGGTCGGCGTCGCGGACGACGAGGTCATCGTCGTCCTCCGTCGGGGGACGGCGAAGGTCCTCCGCGGGAATCGGTCGATACTCGGCCGTCCCGTCGACGAGCGTCGGTGTTGA
- the aglF gene encoding UTP--glucose-1-phosphate uridylyltransferase AglF codes for MKAVVLAAGEGTRLRPLTEDKPKAMVEVDGKPILTHCFEHLVELGADELLVVVGYLKERIISHYGDEFEGVPITYSHQREALGLAHALLTVEEHIDDDFMLILGDNIFNANLADVVNRQQEDRADAAFLVEEVPWEEASRYGVCNTNDYGEIIEVIEKPEEPPTNLVMTGFYTFTPAIFHACHLVQPSNRDEYELSDAVNLLLQSGRTIDAIRMDGWRTDVGYPEDRDDAERRLREEREAREAAAEADDEEEEDADTELSVEADDA; via the coding sequence ATGAAAGCAGTCGTACTCGCCGCCGGCGAGGGGACCCGTCTCCGTCCACTGACCGAAGACAAGCCGAAGGCGATGGTGGAGGTGGACGGCAAGCCCATCCTCACGCACTGTTTCGAGCACCTCGTCGAACTCGGGGCCGACGAACTGCTGGTCGTCGTCGGCTACCTGAAAGAGCGGATCATCAGCCACTACGGCGACGAGTTCGAGGGCGTCCCCATCACCTACTCCCACCAGCGCGAGGCCCTGGGGCTGGCCCACGCACTGCTGACCGTCGAGGAACACATCGACGACGACTTCATGCTCATCCTCGGCGACAACATCTTCAACGCGAACCTCGCCGACGTCGTCAACCGCCAGCAGGAGGACCGCGCCGACGCCGCCTTCCTCGTCGAGGAGGTCCCGTGGGAGGAGGCCTCCCGGTACGGGGTCTGCAACACGAACGACTACGGCGAGATAATCGAGGTCATCGAGAAACCAGAGGAGCCGCCGACGAACCTCGTCATGACGGGGTTCTACACCTTCACGCCCGCCATCTTCCACGCCTGCCACCTCGTCCAGCCGTCGAACCGCGACGAGTACGAGCTCTCGGACGCGGTCAACCTCCTGCTCCAGTCCGGGCGCACCATCGACGCCATCCGAATGGACGGCTGGCGGACCGACGTGGGCTACCCCGAGGACCGCGACGACGCCGAGCGCCGACTCCGCGAGGAGCGCGAAGCGCGCGAGGCCGCGGCGGAAGCGGACGACGAGGAGGAAGAGGACGCGGACACCGAATTGAGCGTCGAAGCGGACGACGCCTGA
- the aglM gene encoding UDP-glucose 6-dehydrogenase AglM: MNVSVVGSGYVGTSVAACLADLGHDVVAIDIDADIVERINAGESPIHEPGLPELIEEHAGGRLRATTDHAALRDTDLTFVAMQTPSREDGSIDLSVVEAGMRDVGETLAEKDGYHLVVVKSTVLPGMTEERIVPILEETSGKTVGEDFGVAVNPEFQSQGTAVEDFLNPDKLVFGATDDRGFGLLNDLYDPLVEQADAEAAIVETGLREAAMIKYANNVFLAAKLSTINEIANVCKEYGVDSYEVSEAIGLDERIGASFLRSGAGWGGSCFPKDTDAIRAAAREQDYEPALLDAVVGVNDRQPVRMVDFLEKHVDVEGKRVAVLGLAFKPGTDDIRGSRSKLAIEALEERGADVVAFDPTDAADAMAEQYPDVEYVDSAAAALDGAHGALVMTDWPEFAALDPEFDAMADPVVVDGRRIIERREGIVYEGLTW; the protein is encoded by the coding sequence ATGAACGTCTCCGTCGTCGGGAGCGGGTACGTCGGCACGAGCGTCGCCGCCTGCCTCGCTGACCTCGGCCACGACGTGGTCGCCATCGACATCGACGCCGACATCGTCGAGCGAATCAACGCGGGCGAGTCGCCCATCCACGAACCCGGCCTCCCCGAACTCATCGAGGAGCACGCCGGGGGTCGCCTCCGCGCGACGACCGACCACGCCGCCCTGCGCGACACCGACCTCACGTTCGTCGCGATGCAGACGCCCTCCCGGGAGGACGGCTCCATCGACCTCTCGGTCGTCGAGGCCGGGATGCGCGACGTCGGCGAGACGCTCGCCGAGAAGGACGGCTACCACCTCGTCGTCGTCAAGTCCACCGTCCTCCCCGGCATGACCGAGGAGCGCATCGTCCCCATCCTCGAAGAGACCTCGGGCAAGACCGTCGGGGAGGACTTCGGCGTCGCCGTCAACCCCGAGTTCCAGAGCCAGGGGACGGCCGTCGAGGACTTCCTGAACCCCGACAAACTCGTCTTCGGTGCGACCGACGACCGCGGGTTCGGCCTCCTCAACGACCTGTACGACCCGCTCGTCGAGCAGGCCGACGCCGAGGCGGCCATCGTCGAGACGGGCCTCCGGGAGGCGGCGATGATCAAGTACGCGAACAACGTCTTCCTGGCCGCGAAGCTCTCGACCATCAACGAGATAGCGAACGTCTGCAAGGAGTACGGCGTCGACTCCTACGAGGTCAGCGAGGCCATCGGCCTCGACGAGCGCATCGGCGCGTCGTTCCTCCGCTCGGGTGCTGGCTGGGGCGGGTCGTGCTTCCCGAAGGACACCGACGCGATCCGCGCGGCGGCCCGCGAGCAGGACTACGAACCCGCCCTGCTCGACGCCGTCGTGGGCGTCAACGACCGCCAGCCGGTCCGGATGGTCGACTTCCTGGAGAAGCACGTCGACGTCGAGGGGAAGCGCGTCGCCGTCCTCGGTCTCGCGTTCAAGCCCGGCACCGACGACATCCGCGGGTCGCGCTCGAAACTCGCCATCGAGGCGCTCGAAGAGCGCGGCGCGGACGTCGTCGCGTTCGACCCGACCGACGCCGCCGACGCGATGGCCGAGCAGTACCCCGACGTGGAGTACGTCGACAGCGCCGCCGCCGCCCTCGACGGTGCCCACGGCGCGCTCGTGATGACCGACTGGCCCGAGTTCGCCGCGCTCGACCCCGAGTTCGACGCGATGGCCGACCCCGTCGTCGTCGACGGCCGCCGCATCATCGAGCGCCGCGAGGGTATCGTCTACGAAGGGCTGACCTGGTAA
- a CDS encoding sugar phosphate isomerase/epimerase family protein, which yields MDPRVGFVTQLGMDPLTAIERAGALGFDYVELMLDGETAPHRVADRHDEFADAVADADLDVLVHLPFGGVDIASPFDGVREGSCRAIEDAIDVASALDAEKGVLHAQTNVWGPAWDAEELRPHLVESVAHLAEYGRERDFEVCVENIPRGHFTTTDVPDVVSEAETSMTLDTGHARIDGYDADGMANLVRDAPVSHVHLNDTRRARDEHLAFGSGTIDFATLFDAFADDWAGTLSLEVFTLDYDYLDVSKERLDAMVDERR from the coding sequence ATGGACCCACGCGTCGGCTTCGTCACACAACTCGGGATGGACCCTCTCACCGCCATCGAGCGGGCGGGCGCGCTGGGCTTCGACTACGTCGAACTGATGCTCGACGGCGAGACGGCACCGCACCGTGTCGCCGACCGCCACGACGAGTTCGCCGACGCCGTCGCGGACGCCGACCTCGACGTGCTCGTCCACCTGCCGTTCGGTGGCGTCGACATCGCCTCGCCGTTCGACGGCGTCCGGGAGGGGTCGTGCCGGGCCATCGAGGACGCCATCGACGTCGCTTCGGCCCTCGACGCAGAGAAGGGCGTCCTCCACGCCCAGACGAACGTCTGGGGACCGGCGTGGGACGCCGAGGAACTCCGCCCGCACCTCGTCGAGTCGGTCGCTCATCTGGCCGAGTACGGTCGGGAGCGCGACTTCGAGGTCTGCGTCGAGAACATCCCGCGCGGCCACTTCACGACGACGGACGTTCCGGACGTGGTCTCGGAGGCCGAGACGTCGATGACGCTCGACACCGGCCACGCGCGCATCGACGGCTACGACGCCGACGGGATGGCGAACCTCGTCCGCGACGCCCCCGTCTCGCACGTCCACCTCAACGACACCCGGCGTGCGCGCGACGAACACCTCGCGTTCGGGTCGGGCACCATCGACTTCGCCACGCTGTTCGACGCGTTCGCCGACGACTGGGCCGGGACGCTCTCGCTGGAGGTGTTCACGCTCGACTACGACTACCTCGACGTGAGCAAGGAGCGTCTCGACGCGATGGTCGACGAACGGCGCTGA
- a CDS encoding efflux RND transporter permease subunit, translating to MALVDRFAAVLTRYSRLFLVAMLLATVVVGAGASGIEGGLTIASFGGDSTEAQKLDYVSSNFSVEGENTTAVQIVVTGENVLTKQSLVDTLELQQRLRANETINATLADGQPTVGLSNVVALVAMQEAAAGSGDGANASGAGVNGSGGPPTGSEANASAGGSPTMPSLDAQIAQLESMTDEEVAAVVERVLSPDASVPGDADPFTLVSTAYEPGTSTADARILFAFQETTGDADSLPEEVVTGQLAIQQEVEAAFGDDGFVFGQGIVDEESGRATGESFAVISPIALAFVLLVLVVAYRDLLDVILALLGVVLVLVWMGGFMGWAGIGVTQILIAVPFLLIGLSIDYALHVVMRYREARPDADSPRAAMRVGLAGVAAALAATTVTTAVGFFSNLASDIPSIREFGLVAGVGIVSTFLVFAVLLPTVKLELEGLLERFGRSRDRRAFGTGGLTKRLLGVGTSAARRVPLVVVVLALVVSAGGGYAATDIDTSLDRVEFLPRDAPDWMDSLPEPFRPSDYDLRENAVFLNDNFVQSNAGSRVEILVEGPVTDPDTLERIADGEAALADTETAIELANGDPNVDDPLSVMRDVAASDDAFAETVAAADTDGNGVPDRNLESVYDALYEAAPDRAASVVYRTDSGEYEALRMTVTTVGGADTGTVTEEMRGVAATIEDGSALTVTATGSPIVTELVQQSLLRTLVETFCITLGLILAFLTAIFYRRYGTLTLGAVTLVPVVFALSWILGTMYLVGIPFNTETVIIASIAIGIGVDYAIHISERFVEERTRAASALEALDRTVSGTGGALLASAVTTAGGFGVLTFALVPSLERFGLVTGSAIAYAFVASVVVLPSLLVLWDRVTSERSPDAIGVDRATTDD from the coding sequence ATGGCCCTCGTGGACAGATTCGCCGCCGTGTTGACCCGGTACAGTCGACTGTTCCTCGTCGCGATGCTCCTCGCCACCGTCGTCGTCGGGGCTGGCGCGAGCGGTATCGAGGGCGGTCTGACCATCGCCAGTTTCGGCGGCGACTCCACGGAGGCTCAGAAACTCGACTACGTGTCGTCGAACTTCTCGGTCGAGGGCGAGAACACGACGGCCGTCCAGATCGTCGTCACGGGCGAGAACGTCCTGACGAAGCAGTCGCTCGTCGACACGCTCGAACTGCAGCAGCGCCTCCGCGCGAACGAGACTATCAACGCGACGCTGGCCGACGGGCAACCGACCGTCGGCCTCTCGAACGTCGTCGCACTCGTGGCGATGCAGGAAGCGGCGGCAGGGAGTGGTGACGGGGCAAACGCGAGCGGTGCCGGAGTGAACGGAAGCGGCGGTCCGCCCACCGGAAGTGAAGCGAACGCGTCAGCGGGTGGGTCGCCCACGATGCCGTCGCTCGACGCTCAGATAGCCCAACTCGAATCGATGACCGACGAGGAGGTGGCGGCGGTCGTCGAACGGGTCCTCTCGCCCGACGCGAGCGTTCCGGGGGACGCCGACCCGTTCACGCTCGTCTCGACGGCGTACGAACCCGGCACCTCGACCGCCGACGCGCGCATCCTGTTCGCGTTCCAGGAGACGACGGGCGACGCCGACTCGCTCCCCGAGGAAGTCGTCACGGGTCAACTCGCCATCCAGCAGGAGGTCGAGGCGGCGTTCGGTGACGACGGCTTCGTCTTCGGGCAGGGCATCGTCGACGAGGAGTCCGGGCGGGCGACCGGCGAGAGCTTCGCCGTCATCTCGCCCATCGCGCTGGCGTTCGTCCTCCTCGTCCTCGTCGTCGCCTACCGCGACCTCCTCGACGTCATCCTCGCCCTGCTCGGCGTCGTCCTCGTGCTGGTCTGGATGGGGGGGTTCATGGGCTGGGCCGGTATCGGCGTCACCCAGATACTCATCGCCGTCCCGTTCCTGCTCATCGGCCTCTCCATCGACTACGCCCTCCACGTCGTGATGCGCTACCGGGAGGCCCGCCCGGACGCCGACTCGCCGCGGGCCGCGATGCGCGTCGGTCTCGCGGGCGTCGCCGCCGCACTCGCCGCGACGACGGTCACCACCGCCGTCGGCTTCTTCTCGAACCTCGCCAGCGACATCCCCTCTATCCGGGAGTTCGGCCTCGTCGCGGGCGTCGGCATCGTCTCGACGTTCCTCGTCTTCGCCGTCCTGCTGCCGACCGTGAAACTCGAACTCGAAGGCCTGCTCGAACGGTTCGGTCGGTCGCGGGACCGGCGCGCGTTCGGGACCGGTGGACTCACGAAGCGACTCCTCGGCGTCGGCACGAGCGCCGCCCGGCGCGTCCCGCTGGTGGTGGTCGTCCTCGCACTGGTCGTGAGCGCCGGCGGCGGCTACGCCGCGACGGACATCGACACCTCGCTGGACCGCGTCGAGTTCCTCCCGCGGGACGCCCCCGACTGGATGGACTCGCTCCCGGAGCCGTTCCGCCCCAGCGACTACGACCTGCGGGAGAACGCCGTCTTCCTCAACGACAACTTCGTCCAGTCGAACGCCGGGTCGCGCGTCGAGATTCTCGTGGAGGGGCCGGTCACCGACCCGGACACGCTCGAACGCATCGCCGACGGCGAGGCGGCCCTCGCGGACACGGAGACGGCCATCGAACTGGCGAACGGGGACCCGAACGTCGACGACCCGCTCTCGGTGATGCGTGACGTGGCCGCGAGCGACGACGCCTTCGCCGAGACGGTCGCCGCCGCGGACACCGACGGGAACGGCGTCCCCGACCGGAACCTCGAATCGGTGTACGACGCGCTGTACGAGGCCGCGCCCGACCGGGCCGCGAGCGTCGTCTACCGGACGGACTCGGGCGAGTACGAAGCCCTGCGGATGACCGTGACGACGGTCGGTGGCGCGGACACCGGGACCGTCACCGAGGAGATGCGTGGCGTCGCCGCGACCATCGAGGACGGGTCGGCGCTGACCGTCACCGCCACCGGGTCGCCCATCGTCACCGAACTCGTCCAGCAGTCGCTGCTGCGGACGCTCGTCGAGACGTTCTGCATCACGCTGGGCCTCATCCTCGCGTTCCTGACCGCAATCTTCTACCGGCGGTACGGGACGCTCACGCTCGGCGCGGTGACGCTGGTACCGGTGGTGTTCGCCCTCAGCTGGATTCTCGGGACGATGTACCTCGTCGGCATCCCGTTCAACACCGAGACGGTCATCATCGCCAGCATCGCCATCGGCATCGGCGTCGACTACGCCATCCACATCAGCGAACGGTTCGTCGAGGAGCGCACGCGTGCCGCCTCCGCGCTGGAGGCGCTGGACCGGACCGTCAGCGGCACGGGCGGTGCCCTGCTGGCCAGCGCCGTCACCACGGCTGGCGGGTTCGGCGTCCTCACGTTCGCGCTCGTCCCGTCGCTCGAGCGATTCGGCCTCGTCACCGGGAGCGCCATCGCCTACGCGTTCGTCGCGAGCGTCGTCGTCCTCCCGAGCCTGCTGGTGCTGTGGGACCGAGTCACCTCGGAGCGCTCCCCCGACGCAATCGGCGTCGACCGGGCGACGACGGACGACTGA
- a CDS encoding TrmB family transcriptional regulator, translating to MSAHEAVEGLKRLGLSSYEAGVFVALQRLGTGTASDVSRTSEVPRSQVYGAAESLAERGLIEVVESSPKRYRPVGLDAARRQLRERIDREEARAFDSLATLQGERVETDDEGVATVRGSHALDERIAELVGSAEERVMLVAWAADHVSPPIEEALRERADAGLTVMVVTEAAELDRRLSDGGVRVVVAPSKPAGGVSGRTLLVDDATVLLSVQTDAEGESDGPETPDETGLWTAHSDIGHILAQFIHAGMMYGVESEGGWAGEDTTLDF from the coding sequence ATGAGCGCGCACGAGGCCGTCGAGGGGTTGAAGCGACTCGGACTGTCGAGCTACGAGGCTGGCGTGTTCGTCGCCCTCCAGCGTCTCGGCACCGGCACCGCGAGCGACGTGAGTCGCACCTCCGAGGTCCCCCGGTCACAGGTGTACGGCGCGGCCGAGTCACTGGCGGAGCGGGGCCTCATCGAAGTCGTCGAGAGCTCCCCCAAACGCTACCGTCCGGTCGGTCTCGACGCGGCCCGTCGACAGCTCCGCGAGCGCATCGACCGCGAGGAGGCCCGCGCGTTCGACAGTCTCGCGACGCTCCAGGGCGAACGGGTCGAGACCGACGACGAGGGCGTGGCGACGGTGCGGGGCAGTCACGCGCTCGACGAGCGCATCGCCGAACTGGTCGGGAGCGCCGAGGAGCGCGTGATGCTCGTCGCCTGGGCGGCCGACCACGTCTCGCCGCCCATCGAGGAGGCGCTCCGGGAACGGGCCGACGCGGGCCTGACCGTCATGGTCGTCACGGAGGCCGCCGAACTCGACCGACGGCTCTCGGACGGCGGGGTGCGCGTCGTCGTCGCCCCGTCGAAACCCGCGGGCGGCGTCTCGGGCCGGACGTTGCTCGTCGACGACGCGACGGTCCTCCTGTCGGTCCAGACCGACGCGGAGGGCGAATCGGACGGCCCCGAGACCCCCGACGAAACCGGCCTCTGGACGGCCCACAGCGACATCGGCCACATCCTCGCGCAGTTCATCCACGCCGGGATGATGTACGGCGTCGAGTCCGAGGGCGGGTGGGCGGGCGAGGACACGACGCTCGACTTCTGA
- the trmY gene encoding tRNA (pseudouridine(54)-N(1))-methyltransferase TrmY: MRQFIVSGHDVPTDADFSLDDLPGAGRLDVLCRCVNAAFFLSHDIREDTRCLLVLDDAFTLRFEGSDLRRLNPDERSTAALVRNALDQREEAVGHVEVETSPGVHLSRRDFETTLDYAANDGTVVQLHEDGDPLTDVAPPENPVYVLSDHHEFEEREVDLLADRADRRVRVGPEVLHVNHAIVVAHHHLDTDGYTRF, encoded by the coding sequence ATGCGCCAGTTCATCGTCTCGGGCCACGACGTGCCCACGGACGCCGACTTCTCGCTCGACGACCTGCCCGGTGCGGGTCGCCTCGACGTCCTCTGTCGGTGCGTCAACGCCGCGTTCTTCCTCTCGCACGACATCCGCGAGGACACGCGCTGTCTGCTCGTCCTCGACGACGCGTTCACGCTCCGGTTCGAGGGGAGCGACCTCCGGCGACTCAACCCCGACGAGCGCTCGACGGCCGCGCTGGTCCGGAACGCGCTCGACCAGCGCGAGGAGGCCGTCGGTCACGTGGAGGTCGAGACGTCGCCCGGCGTCCACCTCTCCCGGCGCGACTTCGAGACGACGCTCGACTACGCCGCGAACGACGGCACGGTGGTCCAGCTACACGAGGACGGCGACCCGCTGACCGACGTGGCACCGCCCGAGAACCCGGTCTACGTCCTCTCGGACCACCACGAGTTCGAGGAGCGCGAGGTCGACCTGCTGGCCGACCGTGCCGACCGGCGCGTCCGGGTGGGTCCCGAAGTCCTGCACGTGAACCACGCCATCGTCGTCGCCCACCACCACCTCGACACCGACGGGTACACGCGGTTCTGA
- a CDS encoding EamA family transporter — MQRYLLWSALALAGYSVFTPLAKLATNDAPSTVVALVANSILALSALVVVLATGEQPTSYLTGDTLRYTLAAGAFLTVGILAYYRALSLGPASTVVPIFGMFIVGSSVLSVVFLGDSFSAQKGLGIVLAGVAVYLTVTG; from the coding sequence ATGCAACGCTATCTCCTCTGGTCTGCGCTCGCGCTGGCGGGCTACTCGGTGTTCACGCCGCTGGCAAAGCTCGCGACGAACGACGCGCCGAGCACCGTCGTCGCGCTGGTCGCCAACTCCATCCTCGCGCTCTCGGCGCTCGTCGTCGTGCTCGCCACGGGCGAACAGCCCACCTCCTATCTCACGGGCGACACGCTCCGGTACACGCTCGCCGCGGGCGCGTTCCTCACCGTCGGCATCCTCGCGTACTACCGGGCGCTGTCGCTCGGTCCGGCGAGCACGGTGGTCCCCATCTTCGGGATGTTCATCGTCGGCAGTTCCGTCCTCAGCGTCGTCTTCCTGGGCGACTCCTTCTCGGCGCAGAAGGGCCTGGGCATCGTGCTGGCCGGTGTGGCGGTGTATCTGACCGTCACCGGATGA